TGGCGCACATGGCGGGCAAAGAGGTTGTACCGGATGATGCAGTATAGCGCCCGGAAGGCATCTTTCATCCCTATTTTCTTCCCCTCCTCATAGGTGCGGCCATAGTAGCTAATGCCTACCTCGTAGATACGGATGCCCTGCACCCGTGCCACCCGGGCAGTTACCTCGGGCTCAAAGCCGAAGCGCTTCTCCCTGAGCGGCAGTGCCTGTATCACCTCGGCACGGAATAGCTTGTAGCAGGTTTCCATGTCGGTCAGGTTCAGGTTGGTAAACATGTTCGAGGCAAAAGTGAGCATCCGGTTGCCGATGCTGTGCCAAAAGAACAGGATCCGGTGTGGGTTTCCGCCCATAAAGCGGCTGCCGTATACCACATCCGCGCTCCCCTCCATGATGGGTTTTAACAGCTTGTTATACTCCCTGGGGTCATACTCCAGGTCGGCATCCTGTATCAGCACCAGCTGGCCCTGCGCCTGGCGGATGCCCGTGTGTAGCGCTGCCCCTTTCCCCTGGTTTACCGCATGCTTGTAGTAGCTAATGGGTAGATCGGGGTTTTGTGCCTGGTAGGCACGCACCGCCTCTTCTGTGTTGTCGCGGCTACAGTCGTTCACCAGGATCACCTCTTTCTGCAGGCCCCAGCCTAGTTCCACGGCCTTGATGCGGTCCAGAATCAGGTGGATGGTGGGCCCCTCATTGTAGGCAGGGATCACGATGGAAAGGGTGCGTATGTAGCGGCTGTCGATAATCATGGTAGAAATAGGCAAACAGAATATCAAGCCAAAGATAGGAAGCAGGCCTTACTCGCAATAACGTATTCGTGCAGGGTGTGCAGGGTCGCGGGTGGGCGCAGTAGTAAATCACGGATTTTTTGTTGCCCGCACGCTAGAACCATTACATTTTAATAAATTGCGTGCTTATTGGCCTGCATTCCTGGCCAGTGGTGTTTTTAGAGTGAAACCATTACGCGTATTTGAAATATGAGTGCGAAAAAGAAGGAGGAGGGTACTAAAACCCTGGAGAAATCAGCGCCCAAGGTAGGGAAGATTGACTTTAGCAATCCCTATGAGTCCATGCTGGCTCGCTTCAATGCAGCGGCAGACATCCTTAAGTTGAGCGATCGGGAGCGTGCCATTCTGGCTTCGCCCGAGAAAATTGTACAGGTGAGCCTGCCTGTTGTGATGGACGATGGCACTACCAAGGTGTTTGAGGGCTATCGGGTTATCCATTCCACAGCCATGGGCCCCAGCAAGGGTGGCATTCGCTATGCCATGGAGGTGCACCAGGATGAGGTGAAAGCCCTGGCTGCCTGGATGAGCTGGAAGTGTGCCGTGGTAAACATCCCCTACGGTGGCGGTAAGGGTGGCATAAAGTGTGATAGCCGTAGCATGAGTGTGGACGAGAAGGAGCGCCTGACGCGTGCCTACACAGCTGCCATGAGCGAGGTATTTGGCCCCGACCTGGACATCCCGGCACCGGACATGGGTACAGACCCCAATGTGATGGCCTGGATTGTGGACGAGTATGCCCGCATGAACAACAACAACTACATCCCCGCTGTAGTAACCGGCAAGCCCCTGAGCCTGGGCGGTAGCAAGGGGCGCACAGCTGCCACGGGCCGTAGTGTGATGACCACCTGCATGCAGGCCCTGGAGAAACTGAAGATGGACCCCAAAAAATCCACTGTAGCCGTACAGGGATTTGGCAACGTGGGGAGCTATGCAGCCCTGCTGCTGCATGAGAAGGGACTGAAAGTAGTGGCTATATCCGACCATAAGGGTGCCTACTACAACAAGAAAGGATTCGACCTGAACCAGATCTTTGCCAAGCACGACCTGACCGCCACCACCATAGACAGCTGGATAGGTGAGTATGGCAAGGACGTAGAGCGCATCAGCAACGAGGAGCTGCTGGAGCTGGACGTAGACGTGCTGGCACCCTGCGCCATCGAGAACGTAATTACCACCACCAATGCCGCCAGCATTAAGGCCAAGCTGATCGTGGAAGGTGCTAACGGCCCGGTGAGCGCCGATGCGGATGCTGTTCTGCAGGAAAAGAACATCATGATCGTGCCAGACATTGTGGCCAATGCAGGTGGGGTAACGGTTTCCTACTTCGAGTGGGTACAGAACCGCCGCGGACACTACTATACCGAGGATGAGGTGAACGACCGTGCCGACAAGATCATCAAGGATGCCTTCGACAGCGTGTTCGAGATGAGCCGTAGCAAGAAGGTGGGTATGCGCCTGGCCGCCTATCTGGTAGCCGTAAATCGGGTGGCAGAGGCCGTACGCCTGAAAGGTAAGTACTAAGCCGCTGATCCGAACCCGGGATCTCTACCCGGCCTAAAGGAGAAAGTAGGCCCTGTAGCACCGCTACAGGGCTTTTTTGTGGCGATACCTCTTGTGGTACGCGTGCCTTAATCTGGCGATATGCCTACAGTTTTCGTGCCCGCGCATACCCCGCTTTTACTGGCAGGCGCACAAAAAAGGGGGCCCTGCACAAGGGCCCCCTTTTGGTATCTTGTTTTCTGCTGCTCCGTTACACTTCCCGCTTGGGGTCAAATGCCTCCAGATAGTCGGCCACCCGGCGTACAAAGGCACCGCCCAGCGAGCCATCTATCACCCGGTGGTCATAGCTGTGGCTCAGGAACATCATATGCCTTATGGCGATTACATCTCCGGCCTCTGTTTCCAGTACTGCCGGCTTCTTGCGTATGGCCCCCACAGCCAAGATGGCACACTGGGGCTGGGGGATAATGGGGGTGCCCATTACATTTCCGAAAGTGCCCACGTTGGACACGGAATACGTGCCATCAGCCAGTTCATCCGGCTTCAGCTTGTTGCTCCGGGCCCGGGTGGTCAGGTCATTCACCGCTGCCGACAGGCCCTGCAGGTTCAGCCGGTCTGCGTTCCGGATTACGGGCACGATCAGGTTGCCACTGGGCAGGGCTGCTGCCATACCCAGGTTGATGTCCTTGCGCACCAGGATCTTATCACCATCTACGGCAATGTTTACCATCGGGTAGTCGCGCAGCGCCTTCGCTACGGCTTCCAGAAAGATGGGTGTGTAGGTAATTTTGGTACCATACTTCTTCTCGAAAGCCCCCTTGTTCCGCTCGCGCCAGTTTACCAGGTTCGTTACATCTGCCTCCACAAAGCTGGTAACGTGGGGGCTGATGTGCTTGGAGTACACCATGTTTTCCGCAATCATCTTGCGCATGCGGTCCATCTCTATGATCTCGTACTCCCCGTTTATGCTCACGGGCTTCTGCTGTATGCTGTAGCCGCCGCCGGTGGCTGCGGGTGCCTGTCCGTTGGTGCGTGTAGGCGGTGTAGCCACAGCCTGGGCCGCAGGCTGGCTACCGCGCTGGGCCACCCAGGCTAGTATGTCTTTCTTGGTAACACGGTTTTCGCGGCCGGTGCCGGGTACGCGGCTCAGCTCTGCCTGGTCTATGCCTTCCTCTCGGGCTATGCTCATCACCAGCGGGCTGTAGAACCGTCCCTCCTGGGTGCTGGCCAGGGCTACCTGTGCTACAGGGCTGGCGGTGGTGTGTGCCACCAGTTGCGTTACCGCAGCTCGGCTACTTGCGTTTTCCTGGCTGGCCACTCCGGCGGTGGGTGTAGCCGGGGCGGGCTTACTCGCTGCAGCCTCTGTCTCTATACGGGCTATTACGGTGCCCACGGCCACCACATCTCCGTCCTTATACAGCGTTTCTACCAGCCGGCCCTCTACGGGGCTCGGCACCTCGCTGTCCACCTTGTCCGTGGCTATCTCCAGCACCGTTTCCTCTTCCTCCACCTTGTCACCTATGCCCTTGCTCCAGCTGATGATGGTGGCCTCCATAATGCTCTCGCCCATTTTGGGCATTACCAGGTCTACTACCGCCATTGTATGAAAATTGTAAAAAAACGTACGTCTTCGCTTGATCGAGCGCTTCTCGGCCTTTTTGCCAAAAGCGTGCAAATATAGGAATAATTCGGGCAGGCATGCCCGGCTTGCCGGTTGGGAGCCAGTGCAGATCTCCCCATGGTCGTAGCTCCAGCATTCTGTGGGAACTCTTTTGCGCTTTGCGTGCTTGAACTTGCTCCACCGTAATTACGCGTAAAATGAAGCATCTCTTGCGCCCCCTCGCTCGTACACTCACCGCCTGCCTCCTGCTGGGGGGGCTGCTTGTTTTTGCCGGTTTTCACTATCTGGCTAGCCAGACCTATGAGATACAGACAGCAGCTGTGCGCATTAGCTTTCGCGGGGCCGATGCGCAGAGCAAGTTTCCCAAGGAGGGGGAACTGCGGGGCCTACAGGGCCGCATCCGCTTTGCGCCAGGCATTCTGGCCGATGCGCAGTTTGAGGTGGAACTGCGGGCGGACTCCGTAGACTTGTACAACGGGCTGATGAACAAGCATGCGACAGGCCAAAACTGGCTGAACGCCGAGGCCTACCCCACCATTACCTACCGGGGCAGCCAGGTGGAAAAACACAAGGAGGGCTATGTGCTGAACGGCACGCTAGACCTGCATGGGGTTAAAAGAGAGATTCCTATTGTCTTTGATTTTCAGGCTGATAGCCAGGGTTCTCCTGCTTTCAAGGGTTACATGGTTGTCAATCGGAACGACTTTGGCATAGGTACACCCGGGGGCAAAGTGGACGACCTGATACGGGTGGATATTCACGTGCCTGTGGTGCCGGGTGCAGCCCGATAGACGTGAACGGTGGTGGTATATGGATAGCTAAACGGCCGCCCGAAGCCGCATCCAGCGCTTGCTGCGCAGGTACAGCCAGGTAGTCAGCACCATACCACCCATATACGCCAGTTCTGCACTCCAGTAGGCCATTAGCCCTGGGCTGTACACCCTAAGCAGGTAAATAGTAAGGCAGTAGGCCGTAATGGTACCCAGCTCGGCAGCCAGGGCAAAGCGTGTAGCCCCGGTGCCGATCACGGCATTCAGGTAAATACCCCCTATTGAAAACAAGAGTAGCCCTATTCCCACCATGTAACCGGGCCCAATGGCCTGCTGGATGAGGGCCGGGTCGCTGGTATAGAGCTGGAAGGTAAGCCGGGGGAAGGCAAAGAGAAAGAGGCTTAGCCCTAGGGCCGCCCACAGGCTCTGCAGGGCTATGCGCCACGCCAGCCTGCCCACGGCAGCCGGGTGGCCTGCCCCTATTACATAGCTTACCAGCGTGCTGGCCGCCGCCTGGAAACCCCAGCTGGGGATCATGAGGGTTAGGTAGGCGGTCTTTACTAGCTCACTGGCTGCCAGGGCGGTTTCGCCCAGCTTTTCAATCTCGTAGGCCAGGTACAGAAAGCCGCCCATGCTAAGCAGGTACTGTAGCATAGTGGGGCCACTCAGGGCCATTAGGCGGCGCAGCAGCCCCGAGTCCAACGCCTCGCGCCGAAAGAGGCCATAGCGCTGCACGTAACCCGCCCTGTACACATGCACCAGCACCAGCAGCCCCCCCAGCGCCTGGGCAATCACCGTACTTAGTGCCGAACCCGCCACCCCCATGGCCGGGAAGCCTGCCAGGCCCAGTACCAGGAACCAGTTCAACACAAAGTTGGACACAGCGGTAAGTAGTGTACTCCACACGATAATCTGATTGTGGCCCACACCCGTATAGAACCCGCGCATCAGGATAGTGAAGAACACAATAGGCAGATCCCACACCCGGATATCCAGGTAGGCTACCGTGTTTAGATAGATGGCCCGGCTCTGCAGGTAGTCTTGCAGGAAGATGGGCATGAGCCAGTAGAGGATGACAAAAGTGAGCAGCGAAAAAAACAGGCTAAGCAGCAGGCCATGGTTTACCACGCTGCCTACGGCCTGCAGGTTGCCCTCGCCCAGGCGCCGGCCCACCATTACCTGTAGGCCGCTACCCAGGCCCAGGCTGACAATAACCAGCAGAAAATACCACAGGTTGGCCATACCCCCGGCTGCTAGCTCCACCTGGCCCAGCCTGCCCAGAAAGGCCGTATCCGTCAGCATCAGCAGGCTCTGGCTCAGGCCTGCCACCATTACCGGGTAGCTAAGCTTCCAGATACTGCGGCGGCTGAGGCTGAGCGAGGGCGTGGTCATCCGGTTTCTTATTGAGCGGGGGGCTGTAAAGATGCGCCAAATTTTGGCTCGATCCAGGGTTTTGCTGTGCGTGGCACCCCTGCGGTGCTTACCTTCGCAGCACACGCACCTTTTATCAGGATTCTGGAACCATGCTGCCCGCACTCCTATCCACGCTGCGCTATACCGAGGCTGAGATACGCGCACGCATAAACGACTCCGGCCCTATCTATGCCGAAACCAATCCGGACCGTTTCATTCTTGAGCCCTTCAATATGGCCAGTGCAGCCGTGTTTTTGCTCGTTGTGCTCTATTGGTACCGTCGGCTTAGACCAGTACGCCAGCAGCAGGCCCTGCTGTGGCGCAGCCTGCCCATCCTGGCCATAGGGGGCGTAGGGGGCACCGTGTACCATGGCTTTCGTAGCCACGACCTCTGGCTGCTAATGGACTGGGTGCCCATTGCCATCCTTACCCTGGGTGCGGCGGTTTACTTCTGGCTGCAGCTTACCCACCGGCCCTGGCTGGTGGGCCTCATCACCCTTGTAGCGTTTGTCACCATTCGGGGGCTTATCTACCTGGTTACCAGAGATATGACCGGGCTGCCCCAGGCCTACGGCATCACCCTGGGCTATACCTTTATGGGTCTGTACATGCTTGTTCCCATCCTGCTGGTGCTCTACCGCACCGGCTGGCGGCATGCGCGCTGGGTGGGCCTGGCCCTGGGTGCTTTTCTGCTTGCCCTGCTTAGCCGGGCACTGGACAACGACCTGGCCCAGCTGCTACCCATGGGCACCCACTTCCTGTGGCACGGCTTTGGGGCCCTGGCTTGCACCCTGCTTATGGCTTTTGTCTTCCGCTATCAGCAGACGCTTAATGCCGTAAAGGGCCGCCGTGTGCACACAGCCCAGTCGGCCTTGCCTGCCTAACGTGCCCCCTCTTCCCATGCGCCCTGTTTCGCACCTGCACCGCTTCTCAATCCTACCCGTATGGCCCTGATCCTGAGCCTGGAGACCGCCACAGAGGTGTGCGCCGTAGCCCTGAGTGATGGCCCACAACTGCTGGGCGAGCTGCGCATACACCAGCCCCAGCGCCATGCCAGCCTGCTCACCCAGCTGGTGGGCCAGCTGACGGCAGACCTGCAACTGCCCCTGCAGCAGCTACAGGCCGTGGCCTGCTGTGCTGGCCCCGGCAGCTATACGGGCCTGCGCATAGGCGTGAGCGCCGCCAAGGGCTATTGCCTGGCACTAGGTATCCCCCTGATCGCGGTGGATAGCCTGCTAAGTGTAGCTGCCCCCCTGCAGCCCCTGGCCCTGCAGCTGGGTGCCTGCCTGCTGCCCATGCTGGATGCCCGCCGTATGGAGGTGTATATGGCCGCCTATGCTGCAGACCTGAGCGTGCTATACCCCCCGGCGGCCGTGGTGGTAGACGAGGCCGTACCCCACACGCTACCCCCAGGCCCGCGCCTATACTGTGGCGACGGCCTGGCCAAGTGCCAGCACCTGCTACAGCGACCCGGCGATCTGTACTTTCCGCAGCAGCTCAGCAGTGCAGCCGGCATGGCCCAGCTGGCCTGGCAGCACTGGCAGGCCCGGCAGTTTGTGCCCCTGCACAGCTATAGCCCCAACTACCTGAAGCCCGTGCGCCTGACCCAACCCGCCGGGGGCCAGCAGCCCACTAGCCCTGCCGAGGAAAACAAGGATTAATCTCCTGTTTTTTGTAAAAACTATTCCGCAACTTTGCCGCTTGTTTAGGATCAGTCTAAATAAGAACAATGGCAGACTGATTCGTCACGCTAAAAAATCATTCGATGAAGGAGTTTCTGATTGTATTCCGCGAGGCCTTTGAGGTGGTGCTCATCCTGGGCATTGTGTACACCGTGCTGTACCGAGAGCAGGCCCTACACAGATACCGCTACGTGCTGCTGGGCGCGCTGGCCGCTGCAGTGGCCAGCCTGCTGGGGGGCTATGCCCTGGCACAGGCCCAGGATAGCCTCGAGGAAACGGGCTTTGCCCCCCTGCTGGAGGCAGTCATCCTTTTCGCATCAGCGGGCATCCTGCTCTATGTGGTGGTGTGGCTGGGCCGCCTGGCCAACCCCGCCCAGCAGATACGCCAGCAGCTGGCGGCTAGCCTGGGTTGGCGGGTACTGTTTGGTATCGCCTTTGTAGCGGTGCTACGCGAGGGCCTGGAGGCCGTGCTCTTCCTGTCGGCAGGCTCCGAGGGGCAGGGCCTTTCCTGGTTGGGCATCCTGCTGGGTTTTGGGCTAGCTTTTGGCCTGGGCTGGCTGCTGTTTGGCGTAGCCAAGCGGCTGCCCCTGCAGCGCATTTTTACCATCTCCAACTTCAGCCTTATTATACTGGCAGCCGGCATGATGGCCTATGGCACGCACGAGCTGGAGGAATTTATGGAGGAAGGCATGGGCATAGAGGAACCCGCGCGTGCTTTTGTGCTAGCCAGCAAGCAGCCCGAGACACCCGAGCTGGCTGCCAGCTCCTGGTACACCTGCAAGGGGGGAACCTGTGTGCATGCCCTGCACGATAAGGGCAGCATCGGCTCGTTTCTCAAAACTTTTCTGGGCTATAACTCCGACCCCAGCTGGATCGAGCTGGGCGTGTGGCTGGCTACGCTCGCCCTGGGCTTCTGGCTGTGGCGGCGCCCCGCAGCACGTGCCGGTGCCTAGCGGCACCGCCTGCTGCCAGGGCCGCCCGGGTGCTGCACGAAAGAATTCACTCAAAAATCTGAGCAATGTCATTTTGTGCCTGTCAGATTTCTTTCAATTTTGCATACTGTTTAGATTTAATCTAAATAAAATTACCTGTTTGTTTTCCACCAATCTCATAAATCGATGAAGTACAAAACGCTCTTCCTGGCCTTGTCGGCCCTGCTGGCTCTATCGGCCTGCAACAGGGACGATGACGACGACAAGCCGGCAGCCCCTGCCCCGGTGTCCACCTACACCTTTTCCGACTTTGAGACGAATACCCAGACCGAACGCCAGCAGGCGGCCAACCTCAAGCAGCTGGTTACCGAGATGCAGAAGGGCCGGACGAGCGGCACCGAGGTGGACTCGGCCCTGCTGGTACAGCTCTACTCCGGCTCCGGAGCCAGCAGCCTGGAGAGCCTGAGCGAGCCGGCCTTTGCCGACAGTGTGAGCAGCTGGATAGCCCGTATGGCCCTTTCGGCAGGCAATACCTACAACCCCGCCACTGCCCCCAGCGGGACTGGCGGCGCACTAGGCGGCTATCTGTTTGATAGATACGGGGTAGAGCCGGAGCAGCTGATAGAGAAAGGTGCTTTTGGCGCTGCCCTCTACTACCGGGTGCTTACCCAGCTGTTTGTAGGTGAGGTAAGCGCAGCGGACATAGACAAGGCCTTTGTATACTATGGGGCCGATCCCAGCTTCCCCAACAACGGAAGCGATAACTTTACCGCCCGCTATGCAGCCCGCAGGGACAATGTCGGCTTTTATACCCGCCTGAAGGCCAGCTTCCTGAACGCCCGGGCTGCAGCCGCGAGCGGAAATGCCACTGCCCTGCAAGCGGCCATCACCGCCATCAAGACCGACTGGGAAGCTACCCTGGCCGCTACGGTCATCAACTATTTGTATGGTACTGCCAGCGGCCTGGCCGCCGCCACTACAGACCCGCAGCGGGCCGCCGCCTGGCACAGCTGGTCCGAGGGGGTGGGCTTCCTGTATGGCCTGCGGGCCCTGCCGGCTGCACAGCGCAGGCTGACCAATGCCCAGCTGGACGACATTATGACCAAAATGAACGCCAGCTACCCCTACACCCCTACCAGCCTGAATAGCCCCAGCGAGCTGGCTGACCTGGAGGCTGCTATCCAGATTATTGCCACTGCCTACGGCTTTGCCGATCCCACTCTCTTCAAAATCAACGACGTAACTGCCAATGGCCGCTAGGATGCCCTTTTACCGCCGCCGCATGGCTCGCTGTGCGGCTACCCTATGCCTTACAGCGGGCCTGCTGCTGGCAGGCTGTAGTTCCGACAGCGATAAGAAGCCAGCTGATAGCCCCTTTGACCGGGGGGCCCTGCTGACCCACGTGGCCGACCAGTTTATCCTGCCGGGCTACCAGGCGCTGGAGAGCCAGGCCACTGCACTACAGGATAGCATAACGGCCTTTCTGGCAGCCCCTACCCAGGCCCGGCTGACCCGCATCCGCCTGCAGTGGGAGGTAACCGCCCTGGCCTGGCAGCCCCTGGGTGCCTTCGACTTTGGCCCCGCCAATACCACCACCGGTACCCTGAGCGAGCGCATAGCCACTTTTCCCGTAGACACCCTGCAGGTAGAGGCCTACATCAGTGCGCAAGATTTTAGCCTGAACAACTTTGACCGCGACACCCGTGGCCTGTATGCCATTGAGTACCTGCTCTATCGCTACGATGCGGCAGCCTATAGCCCTGGCAGTGCGCGTGGCCAGTACCTGAGTGCCGTGGCGGGCCAGCTGAAGAGCCTGGCTACCGAGGTGCGGCAGCAGTGGAGCACAAGCTACCGCAATACCTTTGTGACCAATACCGGCACCGATGCCGGTAGTTCTATCTCCCTGTTGTTCAATCAGATGGTCTTCCACTTTGAGCAGCTCAAGAACTTCAAACTGGGCCTACCCCTGGGCCTACGCGCGAGCCAGACCAGCGAAGAGCCTACCCGTGTGGAGGCCTTTTTCAGCGGCAAGGGGCTAGAGCTGGCCAAAGCCCACTTTGCGGCGATAGACCGGCTGTGGCGCGGCCGCAGTGCCACCGGTGCAGAAGGGCCCGGCTTTGAGGAATATGTGCTGGCCACAGACGGCGGCGGCCAGCTGGCCGCCGCCACCCTGGCGCAGCTGGCTGCTGTGCAGCAGGAGCTGGACCCCATACCGGCCGACCTCCCACTTGCACAGCAAATCATTGACCAAAATCCCCAGCTAGACCAGGCCTATGAAGAGCTGCAAAGGCTGACGCGCTACCTGAAGAGTGATCTGTCTTCGCTATTGGGCATCAGTATCACCTTTGCCAGCGGCGACGGCGACTAGCTTCTTTGGCCCTTCCTTTTACCCCGCATGGCTTCATTCCTTATGCCCACCCTGTCTACGGCACGCCCCCAGGCGGGGTCAGAGGCCGCGCGCAGGCTTAGCCCTGCCTATGTGTCGGCCTGGCTCTTTGGGCCTGTTTCGGCCGCGCCGCTGGTCAGCTTTCGGGTGCTTTTTGGCCTGCTTACCCTCTTCAGCAGCCTGCGCTTCCTGGCCCTGGGCTGGGTGGAAGCCCAGTATGGCAGCTCGGCGCTCAAGTTTAGCTACAGCGGCTTCGAGTGGGTGGAGTACACCGGCCAGACGGGCCTGTACCTGCTGTATGGCTTGATGATCCTGGCTTCGCTCGGCATCATCCTGGGGGCCTTATACCGGCTGAGCGCGGTCGTCTTCTTCCTGGCCTTCAGCTATGTGGAGCTGATAGACAAGACCTATTACCTGAATCACTATTACTTCGTCAGCCTGGTAGCCTTCTGGATGATCTGGGTGCCCGCCCATCGCAGCCATTCGCTGGATGCCGGGTGGTGGCCGCGCCTGCGTGGGGCTACAGTGCCTCGCTGGAGTGTTCTGCTCTTCCAGTTTCAGCTGGCGGTGGTGTATACCTATGCCGGCCTGGCCAAGATAACCCCCCACTGGCTGCTGGAGGCCATGCCCCTGCGGCTGTGGCTGCCCGCGCAAGATCATACGCCCCTCATCGGCCCCCTGCTGCACCAGGATTGGGTAGCCTATGTGTTTAGCTGGGCAGGCATGCTGTTCGACTGTACCATCATCCTGTGGCTGTGCCTGCGGCGTACCCGCCCCTGGGCCTACCTGGCCGTACTGGGTTTTCATGCCCTCACCGGCTACTGGTTCCAGATCGGGGTTTTCCCGCTGGTCATGTCGGCCCTGGTGCTGGTGTTCTTCTCTCCGGCCTGGCACGCACGCGTGCAGGCAGGCCTGGCCCGGCTGCTGGGTAGTGCCCCGCACCCTGGGGCTGCGCCCGCGCCCCCTGCCCCGTCTCTGGGCTGGCTGCGCCCTGCCACCCTGCTGGTACTGGGCCTATATGTGGGCTTCCAGCTGCTGTACCCCTGGCGCTACCTGCTGTATGGTGGCAATCGCTTCTGGCACGAACGGGGCTACCGCTTTGGCTGGCGGGTGATGCTGATGGAAAAGGCCGGTACTGCCACCTTCTATGTACAGGATGGACCCCAGGGCAGGCGTGGGGCCGTTCGAAACGAAGATTTCCTGAATGACCACCAGGTCAAGCAGATGAGCTTTCAGCCCGATATGATCCTGCAATACGCCCACTGGCTGGCCGCCCACTACCAGCAGCAGGGCATGCAGCGCCCGCAGGTACGGGCCGAGGTGTACGTTACCCTGAACGGCCAACCCAGCCAACTGCTGGTAGACCCGGCGGTAGACCTGGCCCAGGTAAGTGATGAACAAACACACTGGATTTTGCCCCATGCGGAACGGTAACGCCAGAACCGCTGCACACAAGGGGGGCCTGGTGCTCCTGCTGGGCCTGTGTGCCTGGCTAGGCACTGCCCAGGCGCAAAATCCGACCCAGGGTGCGAATACAGTTCGGCTATGCTTCCAGGTTACCGATGAGCTGGGTGCCTCGCTGCAGCAGGTGCGTATATACCTGCCCCAGCTACAGCGCGTGCTGGCGGCTGATAGCTGCCACCTGCTGCCTGCTGGCCAGTATCAGCTGGAGCTAAGTGCCCAGGGCCGGCCGGCCCTGAGTATCCCCGACTTTGAGCTACAGGCCGACACCAGCATCCAGTTTATCCTGCCCAGCGAGGGGGTGTACATAGGGGCTGTGCAGGTGCGAGCACAGCAGCCGTCGCCCTTCAGCACCCAGCGGCTACCAGCCATAGAGGGGGTAGGCATCTACGCGGGCAAAAAGAGCGAGCTGATCCTGCCCGAAAACCTGACGGCTAACCTGGCTGCCAACAATGCGCGCCAGGTGTTTGCCCGCGTGCCAGGCCTGAATATATGGGAGAGCGATGGCGGCGGCGTGCAGCTGGCCATAGGTGCCCGCGGGCTGAACCCCAACCGCCTGGCTTCCTTCAATCTGCGGCAGAATGGCTACGACATTAGCGCCGATGCACTGGGCTACCCCGAGAGCTACTATACCCCCCCCCTGCAGGCGGTGGAGCGGATAGAGGTGCTGCGGGGTGCCGCCTCGCTGCAGTATGGCCCCCAGTTTGGGGGGATGATCAACTTTGTGCTGAAGGAGGCACCCACTGAGCTGCCCTACCG
This region of Bacteroidota bacterium genomic DNA includes:
- the tsaB gene encoding tRNA (adenosine(37)-N6)-threonylcarbamoyltransferase complex dimerization subunit type 1 TsaB, whose amino-acid sequence is MALILSLETATEVCAVALSDGPQLLGELRIHQPQRHASLLTQLVGQLTADLQLPLQQLQAVACCAGPGSYTGLRIGVSAAKGYCLALGIPLIAVDSLLSVAAPLQPLALQLGACLLPMLDARRMEVYMAAYAADLSVLYPPAAVVVDEAVPHTLPPGPRLYCGDGLAKCQHLLQRPGDLYFPQQLSSAAGMAQLAWQHWQARQFVPLHSYSPNYLKPVRLTQPAGGQQPTSPAEENKD
- a CDS encoding Glu/Leu/Phe/Val dehydrogenase, which translates into the protein MLARFNAAADILKLSDRERAILASPEKIVQVSLPVVMDDGTTKVFEGYRVIHSTAMGPSKGGIRYAMEVHQDEVKALAAWMSWKCAVVNIPYGGGKGGIKCDSRSMSVDEKERLTRAYTAAMSEVFGPDLDIPAPDMGTDPNVMAWIVDEYARMNNNNYIPAVVTGKPLSLGGSKGRTAATGRSVMTTCMQALEKLKMDPKKSTVAVQGFGNVGSYAALLLHEKGLKVVAISDHKGAYYNKKGFDLNQIFAKHDLTATTIDSWIGEYGKDVERISNEELLELDVDVLAPCAIENVITTTNAASIKAKLIVEGANGPVSADADAVLQEKNIMIVPDIVANAGGVTVSYFEWVQNRRGHYYTEDEVNDRADKIIKDAFDSVFEMSRSKKVGMRLAAYLVAVNRVAEAVRLKGKY
- a CDS encoding 2-oxo acid dehydrogenase subunit E2, translating into MAVVDLVMPKMGESIMEATIISWSKGIGDKVEEEETVLEIATDKVDSEVPSPVEGRLVETLYKDGDVVAVGTVIARIETEAAASKPAPATPTAGVASQENASSRAAVTQLVAHTTASPVAQVALASTQEGRFYSPLVMSIAREEGIDQAELSRVPGTGRENRVTKKDILAWVAQRGSQPAAQAVATPPTRTNGQAPAATGGGYSIQQKPVSINGEYEIIEMDRMRKMIAENMVYSKHISPHVTSFVEADVTNLVNWRERNKGAFEKKYGTKITYTPIFLEAVAKALRDYPMVNIAVDGDKILVRKDINLGMAAALPSGNLIVPVIRNADRLNLQGLSAAVNDLTTRARSNKLKPDELADGTYSVSNVGTFGNVMGTPIIPQPQCAILAVGAIRKKPAVLETEAGDVIAIRHMMFLSHSYDHRVIDGSLGGAFVRRVADYLEAFDPKREV
- a CDS encoding FTR1 family protein; the protein is MKEFLIVFREAFEVVLILGIVYTVLYREQALHRYRYVLLGALAAAVASLLGGYALAQAQDSLEETGFAPLLEAVILFASAGILLYVVVWLGRLANPAQQIRQQLAASLGWRVLFGIAFVAVLREGLEAVLFLSAGSEGQGLSWLGILLGFGLAFGLGWLLFGVAKRLPLQRIFTISNFSLIILAAGMMAYGTHELEEFMEEGMGIEEPARAFVLASKQPETPELAASSWYTCKGGTCVHALHDKGSIGSFLKTFLGYNSDPSWIELGVWLATLALGFWLWRRPAARAGA
- a CDS encoding MATE family efflux transporter produces the protein MTTPSLSLSRRSIWKLSYPVMVAGLSQSLLMLTDTAFLGRLGQVELAAGGMANLWYFLLVIVSLGLGSGLQVMVGRRLGEGNLQAVGSVVNHGLLLSLFFSLLTFVILYWLMPIFLQDYLQSRAIYLNTVAYLDIRVWDLPIVFFTILMRGFYTGVGHNQIIVWSTLLTAVSNFVLNWFLVLGLAGFPAMGVAGSALSTVIAQALGGLLVLVHVYRAGYVQRYGLFRREALDSGLLRRLMALSGPTMLQYLLSMGGFLYLAYEIEKLGETALAASELVKTAYLTLMIPSWGFQAAASTLVSYVIGAGHPAAVGRLAWRIALQSLWAALGLSLFLFAFPRLTFQLYTSDPALIQQAIGPGYMVGIGLLLFSIGGIYLNAVIGTGATRFALAAELGTITAYCLTIYLLRVYSPGLMAYWSAELAYMGGMVLTTWLYLRSKRWMRLRAAV
- a CDS encoding glycosyltransferase family 2 protein — protein: MIIDSRYIRTLSIVIPAYNEGPTIHLILDRIKAVELGWGLQKEVILVNDCSRDNTEEAVRAYQAQNPDLPISYYKHAVNQGKGAALHTGIRQAQGQLVLIQDADLEYDPREYNKLLKPIMEGSADVVYGSRFMGGNPHRILFFWHSIGNRMLTFASNMFTNLNLTDMETCYKLFRAEVIQALPLREKRFGFEPEVTARVARVQGIRIYEVGISYYGRTYEEGKKIGMKDAFRALYCIIRYNLFARHVRHVPAFQARLRPEAVPPVA
- a CDS encoding YceI family protein, which translates into the protein MKHLLRPLARTLTACLLLGGLLVFAGFHYLASQTYEIQTAAVRISFRGADAQSKFPKEGELRGLQGRIRFAPGILADAQFEVELRADSVDLYNGLMNKHATGQNWLNAEAYPTITYRGSQVEKHKEGYVLNGTLDLHGVKREIPIVFDFQADSQGSPAFKGYMVVNRNDFGIGTPGGKVDDLIRVDIHVPVVPGAAR